One Lachancea thermotolerans CBS 6340 chromosome B complete sequence genomic window, CGCGCTGGGAATCGACGACCTTTTTTTCTCCAAGGAATCCCCTGAAATGATTGCAAACATCATCCACACGCTGTATGCGTCGAAGGTAGAATCCTTCGCGAAGCTCAAAATCGCCGGCGATTCCGCGGCCTCCGTCGAGGATGGATCGTCGCCCTCTAATTTCACTGTGAAAAACCAGGTCGTCACCGAGACCCATTCTGTCTTTATGGAAACCGGCAACGACCTGGACAAAGAGATCGACAGCATGCTGCTCGACAACCCAACGCAACGCTACCGCCTTATTTCTTACACTGCCGAAAGCGCGCTGAAACTCACGTTTGTCTATCGCACAGTTTTTGCTGCAGAGGACCAATCCGGTGCTGAACTGGCCCCCGAGCAATTGTGCCATGGCGATATTGACAGCATTAGCGACCTAACTATGTCCCAGGTTacctcaaaagaaaacaaaaagctttacGGGCTTATTATGAACCAGATGCGCCAACGAGAGGGCCCTGTTATCAAGACTTTGCACTCAGTAGCAGACCAGGACGAGGTTCGTATCGTGGTGGGCTTCAAGCGCGGGACCACCAAAAGTTATTACGCAGCTCTGTCGTCTTTGCTACATTACTACCACCTTAAGCCCTCCAAGATCTACATGGAGACTTTCACCAATGATGTCATGATCTACTCCCTGTACCTGAAACAATCTCAACAGTCCGAGAGCGTTCTCAACAGTCTCCCAATGTCTATCATGCAAAtcgaaagagaagcttctttgttATATGCTATTCCAAGTAACTTCTTCCAAGACCTGTATCagcagagaagcttctccCCACAAGAGGCTATCTACGCCCACATTAGCgccatcttcatcaacaactttaTTAACAGACTCGGTGACGACTACCAAAACCTGGTTGCTCAAATAAGTGTTTCAGGAGCtaacaagaacaacaatTCAGCGCAGGAGGTGCTTGCTAgcctgaagaaaaagctaAGAAACGAGACATACACCCAGCAGATGATCATTGACGTCTTGCACAAATACAAGAGTATTGTATCCAAGCTTTACAAGAACTTTGCTCAGGTCCATTACGtttcgtcctcgtcttccAAATTCGGAAAAACCCTTTCCTATCAGAGGCTTTCGAAGCTGGAACCCTTCAAGGACGATAATGAGTTTGAGCTATACTTAAACAAGTTCATCCCCAATGACTCTCCTGACATGCTGGTTTTGAAAACTCTCAACTTGTTTAACAAgtccattttgaaaactaacttcttcatcactAGAAAAGTGGCCATCTCATTCAGGCTGAACCCTGCCTTGATCATGCCAGAGGTAGAATTCCCCGAAACCCCCTTCGGTATATTCTTTGTTGTCGGAAACACATTCAAAGCCTTCCACATTCGTTTCAGAGATATTGCAAGAGGTGGTATTCGCATAGTGTGCTCCAAAACCCAGGATATCTATGAAGTCAACTCAAAGATGGCGATTGATGAAAACTACCAGCTTGCTTCAACTCAACAacgcaaaaacaaagacatTCCTGAGGGTGGATCAAAGGGAGTTATATTATTGAATCCTACCTTGACATCTCCTGAGCAAACTTTCGTGGCCTTTTCTCAGTACGTCGATGCAATTATCGATATCTTGATTCAGGATCcattgaaagagaagtACGTTGACTTGCtaggccaagaagaaatcttgttttttggcCCTGACGAAGGAACTGCCGGGTTTGTTGACTGGGCAACTAGCCACGCCAAGAGCAGAGGCTGCCCTTGGTGGAAGTCTTTCTTGACAGGAAAGTCTGCCTCTATGGGAGGAATCCCACATGATGACTATGGTATGACTTCCCTCAGTGTCCGCGCATTTGTTAACGGTCTTTACGAGACTTTGGGCTTGCAAGAGAAAACGATACACAAATTCCAAACAGGCGGCCCTGACGGAGATTTAGGGTCTAACGAAATCCTGTTGTCATCATCCAATGAGCAATATGTGGCACTTGTCGATGGTTCTGGAGTTTTGTGCGATCCAAGTGGTTTGGACATGGCAGAACTGAAGAGGCTTGCAAATGAGAGAAAAATGGTGACTTCTTATGACAAATCAAAGCTAAAACACCATGGATTCTTCGTCTCAGTTGACGAGGTCGATATCATTCTACCAAACGGAGTTATTGTCGCAAACGGTACCACATTCAGAAACAGATTCCACTTGGAAATCTTCAATTTTGTTGACAAAGTTGACCTGTTTGTTCCTTGTGGTGGTAGGCCCAATTCCATCGACATCAACGTGTTGCATTTCTATGTTGACGAAAAAACCAGCAGGTGCAAGATTCCTTATATTGTCGAAGGTGCCAACCTGTTCATTACGCAACCAGCAAAGATCGCTCTCGAGAACCATGGTTGCATTTTGTTTAAGGATGCCTCGACTAACAAAGGAGGTGttacttcttcttccatggAGGTCCAGGCTTCGCTAGCCTTGAACGACGCcgacttcatcaacaaatttATCGGAAAGGAACCCCAGCAAAGAACTCCACTTTATGCCGCGTACGTCGAAGAGGTTCAGGATAGAATCCAAAAGAACGCGCGTGCTGAGTTTAACCAGCTATGGCAGTTAAACCAGTCAACCGGAACCCCCATTTCTGAACTATCCAACGTGCTCTCACAAaccatcaacaaagtcaatgatgagctcatcaactCTAATGAGCTGTGGGTTAACGACTTGAAGCTGCGGAACtttttgctgctgaagaaaattatTCCAAAACTACTTATCGACGTGGCTGGCCCAACCAGTGTTTTGGAGAACATCCCTGTTTCTTACCTGAAAGCTTTGCTATCCAGCTACCTTTCAAGCACCTATGTTTACAGCTATGGTATTGACGTGAACATTGggaagtttttggagtACATTGGCGAATTAAAGAGAGAAGCCGAGGATTTCGCTCTGGCTTAAGTTGCCACgcaattttttgttcaataAAATACATAAAGTGACAAATAACAATCAATTATAACAACTGCTTCTTCGTTATATTTATTTTTCAGCCATTGTTTCGATCGGAGTTTTCAATACGGAAATTATAAACTCCACCATCAGAAAATTAAGAGTTATCAAGAATAAAATAAACTTCAAAGGCCAGCATCAAAGGTCGGAATGAGATTTCTGACCCCAACAGTGAACCACTAGGCAATACGCAAGCATAAGAAAACATGCGGTACAGCCTTGAAACGTGCAGGGATCTTAGGGCAAGGGCACACCTCGTCTCTCAACAGCTCAAAGATATCGAAGAGGGCCATGGCTCCATGATACTCGGTGAGAGGGAGGACTGCATTGATCAGCCAAAGTCCCTTGGAGACTTGATTCGGAAACAAGTTGGAGTCGATGTTAGAGAGGAATCGGAGCAAAAGCATAACTCAAGGCACTTCAAAAGGGTGATGCTATCGAACATGGCAAGTTATAAGATCCTGCAACATGCTCTCAAGGGCGGGGACGTGGAGATTATGGGAATGTTAGTGGGCAGCACTGACAGAGATTCGATAATAGTTTTTGATTGCTACCCTCTCCCAGTTGAAGGGACCGAAACGCGTGTCAACGCTCAGCTTGAGTCATATGAGTATATGGTGCAGTACATGAACGAAGTTTATGACTCGTGTTCCCACCCGAAAAACATAGTTGGGTGGTATCACTCGCATCCAGGATATGGGTGCTGGCTTAGTGGTATCGACGTCCAAACTCAAGAGCTCAATCAAACTTTCCAAGACCCGTACATTGCGGTAGTAGTGGACCCCAAAAAGAGCGCTGAAGACAAGCGCCTCTCAATTGGAGCTTTCAGAACCCTgaatgaagatgaaattCCCGAAAACGTTGACCAGTACGGGGACAGCCGCTACGGCCACCACTCCCATAAGTATTACGAACTCGAAGTTAAGATATTCACGAGTATATTTGACACGACCTTAGAACAGCTACAATTGCGCTTTGATATATCAGCTTCTGAAACTCCTGAAAGCAGTATGGTGCTGGAGCAACTACTTGAAAGTGTTCGGAATTGGAACAACTTCAGAAAGCTAACAAATCCCAACCAGTTTCTAGTTCAAAACTCAAGACAGTCGGATTTTTCTGTCCAAGACCATGAAGTTGACATGGGCGCTGAgttttcatctttttcaaggcgTAGTAGTCGAGCAAGCTCCGTCACGAGTTCTAAAGACGAAAGCACTGGAAGTGACGTCGATATGATTAGCAATGCCATAGTTGGCGATTACAGTACCGAAAGCAGCCTGCCTCCTGCGTCGTTAGCACAACCTGGGATGGTCACGAGCGAGGTTGAGGTACCTCAAGTTAGAAGCTTTGAACGCGAGTATTACTTGTACAAAACGAACTTAAGCTTAATCAAATTGAAGGAATATGAACGCCTTCGATATTTCAAGGACACTTTCACTCTATAAATCAACTACAAACAATCCGCTTTTAGCTGTATGGTCTGCTTCAAACTTATCGGGAGAGAAGGAGCCAGCTATTAGGTGCGGGTTTGATGGGCTTGAGGCGAGAATATTTATCCGGCTTCCAGCATAACTCGTGTCAAAGACTTTGCTAACAGCAGAATCTTTTGCAGGTCCTTCAGGTGTTCGCGGCAACAGACCCCCGAATTCAACCATGTTGCTTGCCCACTGTAAGATTTTTCCGTCATGCGTCCCTATCAGGAGGCCATTAATGAGGTCGAGTGTCGCTATTattttttggcttccaaTCCGAAATGAAAGATAAAGCTCATTGATTTTTGCGAAACTGCTTCTCGCATCTAAAACGTCTATAGTCTGACTGTTTCTCTTTATGACATACAAGTAGTGCTTGTTGACACTAAAGAGCAGTTCGGCCACTCCAGCTGAGTTTTCCTTAAGCTCCAAAGTCTGTTTGTTGGCCAAAAAGTTTAGTTCTTTCGTTCTGAGGTCAATACCATATATGTCACATCTATAGGTACCGGCATAGCGCAACACTGATTCGGAATCAGATGGACTGTCAAAGCACGAAATAATGGCACGTCTGGCTGAAGTGCCCCGTAGTGGTTTACCATAGCCATCGCTAGACCAAATAGGGCTCTTATAGTTTAGGTCATAAGCTACTACCTTATTTCGTGAAGTACCTGCCAAAAATCCGGAGTAGTGAGAAAAGCTTAAAGAAAACATTGTCTCAAACCGTTCATTTTCAGCATTTACCACTGAATAGCTGAAAAGTGGCCTGTGCTCGCGGGCGTGAGGAGACAGGGACAAAAGTTGTATTGGCAGGTCCCTAGAAGACGCCAGCATTACGTTGCACGCATCAGAGTCATTGAAGAGCGAGTACTCTGGATGAATACAGCAATCAACTGCCGGCTGTGCTCTGAAGAATCTTTTGAATGGGACAAGTCCTGttccctcttcttctggcaGCAAGTACTGTCGCACGCCGTAATCGTTGAAAACAGCCACCAGCGAGGTTCCATCCTGAGACCAGCTCAATTTCGTACAGATTATAGGGCTCCTTAAATCAATATGCTCAGTAGGGACTCTCCCTTTGGTACGTTCGTAATTTGAACTCTCCAATTCAGGAAACTGGTATGTTGAGTTTTCGACTTGGTCAAGCCACCGGCTTCCTTCTCTTTTCCACGATTGAAGTACGTCCCGGCCATCGAAAGTATCCAGGGTATCGTAGACCTTTCTTACGCGGTTCATTTCGACATTTTTTAGAGGATACACGTTTGCGGTATTCTGACTCTAAGCGATGAGATGCCTTTTCTCCAAATTTTTAAATTAAATGATTGTGCAACACACATTGTAGTACACCATTTAAAAGAAACCGGTTAGCCTCCACAAAGTGCCCCTGATCTTAAGTTTAACTGTCCAGCATGGTCTATCGTGGCTTCGGCCTTGAGCAAGTGTCTCCGCCTCCCAATAAACCCTTCAATGAAATGACACCAGAAGAACAGGGCGAACATGGAGCACAGATGATGGTAAATTTCATGACTTCGTGTCCTGGAAAAACAGCTATCAGCGGTGTGACTGGTTTCGCACTTGGTGGTGTGTTTGGTCTTTTCATGGCTTCTATGGCTTATGATACGCCACTTCATACTCCTACTGTGCCCGGCGAATCGCAGCTTCCAAGTAATGTTAAACACATATCTGACCTGCCTTTCAAGCAACAAGTCAAGCTACAGTTCGCAGATATGGGAAAAAGAGCCTACTCAAGtgccaaaaattttggttaTATTGGTATGATCTATTCTGGTGTCGAGTGTGTAATCGAGTCATTGAGAGCCAAAAACGATATTTACAATGGAGTGACCGCGGGCTGTCTGACTGGTGGCGGTTTAGCATACAAGAGTGGGCCATCTGCTGCCCTTATGGGCTGCGCGGGCTTCGCGGCCTTTTCAACTGCCATCGATCTTTACATGAGACAGGAGAATGGCACTCCTCCAaaaaatgattttgacGAGTAAAGTCAGCCACGTAATCCTGTAGATAGAATGCCCAAACCGTGTATATTACAAATTACTCAGATATAAATTGAGTGCGATAAGAACTATAATACAAAAGATCCAAGCCAAGCATTCTCGTTtagaagcagcttttttccTTGTTTCCAAGAGAACCATAATTTGGTCGAGTTTCTCGCTGTTTGTCCTGAGGCCTTCACTTATGTTTTGGTGGAAGCCGTCATCGGTACTAGTTGCACTGAGTTCGCCTGCGATAAAGTCTCCAGATGATGCGCTTGTATGGGGGCTGTGAATGCCTGAGCTTTCGTCAGATAGTGACCTGGTATCATGCCAGGATATGTCACGCCCTTTGCTAGAGAGCATACGTTTTCGTCGCTCCTCTACATTTTTCTTGGTAGATCGCGAAGCCTCATCTTGAAAGTCACTTAGGTAGCCTAATGGAAGCGgctttccaagcttttgCTTCAGTTCTTTGAACGCTTCCCGCCTTCTAGCGGCTCGGTTTGTGTTATTGAAATCTGGAACTACCTGTTTGGAAAACCATATGGGCAATTGTACGGGCGTGTCGGGTACTATGTCCTCGGGGCCTTCCCTCCGCAGAGGTGTGCCGTGGCTCGGAGTTCTGGAAGACACGATACTCCTTCTTGACATCAGCTTTGGAGTAAATTGAAGCTCCCTCTCCACGTCGTCTTCAGAAAAGGGTCTCTCTTCGGTTGGTTTTGGGCGGAATGGGTTTTTCACAGGTGCAGGTTTTATTGTCTCGGAATCTGGAGGAGCCACAGGCGCGCGCCGTACTCTGTTCGGCGCCAGATATGCCAATGGTTGACAgtcgtcttcatcctgTATATAGGGTACAGATGTTGAGTTGTCTGATATTATAGAGTCTCTGTGTTTCTGCTGTCTTTGGCTTCTGTTGTATAACTCATTTATTCTTGCAATTCGAGATTCGCTAGCAATTCGGTATTCTCGAGATGGAAGATTGGACTGGTTTATGCCGGGGGGACTCATTCATCCGCAACTGCGCTTTTCTTTATTGTTCCGGCGCCGCTTGACGTTGCGCTTGGCCGCTGTTTACATTTCAGTTAGAAAGTGACAATAATATCACATAAAAAATAGACTTATCAACTGCTACTAAGATGAAGGGAGAAGAGTCTGTTTAGGCCATTGATCGATTATTATTAAGGTGAGATATTTATAAAAGATAGACGGTGAGCTgaaggcttcaagaagctaacagcagaaagaaaaatgatGAGAGGGGGAATTGGTAACAGTTAGTGATGAACGTATGACAATGCGCTTCAGTTGAAGTTGAATTGTTGGTTAACGTTGGATCCGAAGCCGAAGGTGTTTCCTGCGGTTTGTGGGGCCATGCTTTCGTCCAGAGCATCCTCATCCTCACCAAAGTATTGCTCGATAATATTGAAGGCCTTTTCGTAAATCTTTTCGTTTTCGTTTTGCTGGCAGTTGAAGATTTTGTCAACGCCGCCGGCTCTCTCTATGTAGTCGGCATTT contains:
- the GDH2 gene encoding glutamate dehydrogenase (NAD(+)) (similar to uniprot|P33327 Saccharomyces cerevisiae YDL215C GDH2 NAD()-dependent glutamate dehydrogenase degrades glutamate to ammonia and alpha- ketoglutarate expression sensitive to nitrogen catabolite repression and intracellular ammonia levels), with the protein product MLSSQNSKVPDISSLSISSISDYHNFDFPGKDAQREAVLDLVDQQGFIPDDVVEHEVEWFYDALGIDDLFFSKESPEMIANIIHTLYASKVESFAKLKIAGDSAASVEDGSSPSNFTVKNQVVTETHSVFMETGNDLDKEIDSMLLDNPTQRYRLISYTAESALKLTFVYRTVFAAEDQSGAELAPEQLCHGDIDSISDLTMSQVTSKENKKLYGLIMNQMRQREGPVIKTLHSVADQDEVRIVVGFKRGTTKSYYAALSSLLHYYHLKPSKIYMETFTNDVMIYSLYLKQSQQSESVLNSLPMSIMQIEREASLLYAIPSNFFQDLYQQRSFSPQEAIYAHISAIFINNFINRLGDDYQNLVAQISVSGANKNNNSAQEVLASLKKKLRNETYTQQMIIDVLHKYKSIVSKLYKNFAQVHYVSSSSSKFGKTLSYQRLSKLEPFKDDNEFELYLNKFIPNDSPDMLVLKTLNLFNKSILKTNFFITRKVAISFRLNPALIMPEVEFPETPFGIFFVVGNTFKAFHIRFRDIARGGIRIVCSKTQDIYEVNSKMAIDENYQLASTQQRKNKDIPEGGSKGVILLNPTLTSPEQTFVAFSQYVDAIIDILIQDPLKEKYVDLLGQEEILFFGPDEGTAGFVDWATSHAKSRGCPWWKSFLTGKSASMGGIPHDDYGMTSLSVRAFVNGLYETLGLQEKTIHKFQTGGPDGDLGSNEILLSSSNEQYVALVDGSGVLCDPSGLDMAELKRLANERKMVTSYDKSKLKHHGFFVSVDEVDIILPNGVIVANGTTFRNRFHLEIFNFVDKVDLFVPCGGRPNSIDINVLHFYVDEKTSRCKIPYIVEGANLFITQPAKIALENHGCILFKDASTNKGGVTSSSMEVQASLALNDADFINKFIGKEPQQRTPLYAAYVEEVQDRIQKNARAEFNQLWQLNQSTGTPISELSNVLSQTINKVNDELINSNELWVNDLKLRNFLLLKKIIPKLLIDVAGPTSVLENIPVSYLKALLSSYLSSTYVYSYGIDVNIGKFLEYIGELKREAEDFALA
- the RRI1 gene encoding COP9 signalosome catalytic subunit RRI1 (weakly similar to uniprot|Q12468 Saccharomyces cerevisiae YDL216C RRI1 subunit of COP9 signalosome (CSN) COP9 signalosome), whose product is MRYSLETCRDLRARAHLVSQQLKDIEEGHGSMILGEREDCIDQPKSLGDLIRKQVGVDVREESEQKHNSRHFKRVMLSNMASYKILQHALKGGDVEIMGMLVGSTDRDSIIVFDCYPLPVEGTETRVNAQLESYEYMVQYMNEVYDSCSHPKNIVGWYHSHPGYGCWLSGIDVQTQELNQTFQDPYIAVVVDPKKSAEDKRLSIGAFRTLNEDEIPENVDQYGDSRYGHHSHKYYELEVKIFTSIFDTTLEQLQLRFDISASETPESSMVLEQLLESVRNWNNFRKLTNPNQFLVQNSRQSDFSVQDHEVDMGAEFSSFSRRSSRASSVTSSKDESTGSDVDMISNAIVGDYSTESSLPPASLAQPGMVTSEVEVPQVRSFEREYYLYKTNLSLIKLKEYERLRYFKDTFTL
- the SWT21 gene encoding Swt21p (similar to uniprot|P53873 Saccharomyces cerevisiae YNL187W Non-essential protein with putative leucine-rich nuclear export signal (NES) sequence that fits the consensus sequence recognized by Crm1p); amino-acid sequence: MNRVRKVYDTLDTFDGRDVLQSWKREGSRWLDQVENSTYQFPELESSNYERTKGRVPTEHIDLRSPIICTKLSWSQDGTSLVAVFNDYGVRQYLLPEEEGTGLVPFKRFFRAQPAVDCCIHPEYSLFNDSDACNVMLASSRDLPIQLLSLSPHAREHRPLFSYSVVNAENERFETMFSLSFSHYSGFLAGTSRNKVVAYDLNYKSPIWSSDGYGKPLRGTSARRAIISCFDSPSDSESVLRYAGTYRCDIYGIDLRTKELNFLANKQTLELKENSAGVAELLFSVNKHYLYVIKRNSQTIDVLDARSSFAKINELYLSFRIGSQKIIATLDLINGLLIGTHDGKILQWASNMVEFGGLLPRTPEGPAKDSAVSKVFDTSYAGSRINILASSPSNPHLIAGSFSPDKFEADHTAKSGLFVVDL
- the TIM22 gene encoding translocation channel protein TIM22 (highly similar to uniprot|Q12328 Saccharomyces cerevisiae YDL217C TIM22 Mitochondrial inner membrane protein involved in import of proteins of the ADP/ATP carrier (AAC) family); the protein is MVYRGFGLEQVSPPPNKPFNEMTPEEQGEHGAQMMVNFMTSCPGKTAISGVTGFALGGVFGLFMASMAYDTPLHTPTVPGESQLPSNVKHISDLPFKQQVKLQFADMGKRAYSSAKNFGYIGMIYSGVECVIESLRAKNDIYNGVTAGCLTGGGLAYKSGPSAALMGCAGFAAFSTAIDLYMRQENGTPPKNDFDE
- the KAR1 gene encoding Kar1p (conserved hypothetical protein), with protein sequence MSPPGINQSNLPSREYRIASESRIARINELYNRSQRQQKHRDSIISDNSTSVPYIQDEDDCQPLAYLAPNRVRRAPVAPPDSETIKPAPVKNPFRPKPTEERPFSEDDVERELQFTPKLMSRRSIVSSRTPSHGTPLRREGPEDIVPDTPVQLPIWFSKQVVPDFNNTNRAARRREAFKELKQKLGKPLPLGYLSDFQDEASRSTKKNVEERRKRMLSSKGRDISWHDTRSLSDESSGIHSPHTSASSGDFIAGELSATSTDDGFHQNISEGLRTNSEKLDQIMVLLETRKKAASKRECLAWIFCIIVLIALNLYLSNL